From Phragmites australis chromosome 5, lpPhrAust1.1, whole genome shotgun sequence, a single genomic window includes:
- the LOC133917509 gene encoding uncharacterized protein LOC133917509, with protein MKKASKYLKQLFSAIVAAVKARSTAMGTKANSLRTRLIVLGIMRNKKLLVSAIQSKIHAIMSGGGQGGYANAVASHYGGGDEGASRGAGKHAELLAGGGRKAAVLQSLPSFVVEQETRAIVLLSSLPSFALERDGGAGLASSPLAGEEEVHDHYGVDGEKQLIANAGSAIELARGAAEGCGAEFRLEDEIDRVADVFIRRFHDQMKLQKLESFKRFCEMLERGA; from the coding sequence atgaagaaggcGTCCAAGTACTTGAAGCAGCTCTTCTCCGCCATTGTCGCGGCGGTGAAGGCGAGGTCCACGGCGATGGGCACCAAGGCCAACTCCCTGAGGACGCGCCTCATCGTCCTCGGCATCATGCGCAACAAGAAGCTCCTGGTCAGCGCCATCCAGAGCAAGATCCACGCCATCATGAGCGGCGGCGGCCAGGGCGGCTACGCCAATGCGGTGGCCAGCCACTACGGCGGCGGGGATGAAGGCGCGAGCCGTGGTGCAGGCAAGCATGCCGAACTTCTCGCCGGCGGAGGCAGAAAGGCCGCGGTGCTGCAGAGCCTGCCGAGCTTCGTCGTGGAGCAGGAGACCAGGGCCATCGTGCTGCTCAGCAGCCTGCCGAGCTTCGCCTTGGAGCgggacggcggcgccggcctCGCGAGCTCACCGCtggccggcgaggaggaggtccACGACCACTACGGCGTGGACGGCGAGAAGCAGCTCATTGCGAACGCGGGGTCGGCGATCGAGCTggcgcgcggcgcggcggaggGTTGCGGCGCGGAGTTCAGGCTGGAGGATGAGATCGACCGCGTCGCCGACGTGTTCATCCGGAGGTTCCACGACCAGATGAAGCTGCAGAAGCTCGAGTCCTTCAAGAGGTTCTGCGAGATGCTCGAGAGGGGCGCCTGA